The sequence TTTTTTGATTACCCCGAACCGATTTAAGCGTAGCCTTCAGCAAAGGACGCTCCACCTCTTGGATAACTCGATCATATAACCCTGACGTGGGAGTCAATCCTTCATGGGCCTTAAAGTAGTTATCGATAAAGGTCTCAACTATACCACTGAGCCCTCGAGAACCATTCGACATCGGGTCTTTTTCTATATTTTGTTTCGCTGCGCCCATTTCTGTCCCCTATATCAATGGCTTATAAAAATCGTCAATCAGTTGATGCATTGTTGGCGGATCTTCTACACGATTAACTGCAACTCGATAATCTGTCGAATTATTTAGCCCTTTACTGTACCATCCTACATGTTTGCGAGCAATCTTGATGCCTGTGGCAATACCATAATGGGACAAAATATCATCTAAATGATTTTTAACTGTTTGATGCTGAATTGCCATATCCGGGTCTGGCAAATGTTTCCCTGTTTTCAGATAGTGACCAATTTGATTAATGAACCACGGTCGACCATAACACCCCCGTCCCACCATGACGCCATCAGCGCCGCTTTGCTCTAACAGAGTTGTTGCATCCTCAACAGAAATCACATCTCCATTGCCAATCACCGGCACCTTCACAGCCTCTTTAACGCGTCGAATAAAAGCCCAATCAGCACGTCCATTATAAAGCTGACAGCGCGTCCGTCCATGAATTGTGATCATCTTCACCCCACAATCTTCAGCGATCTTAGCCAAATTCGGCGCATTACGGCTATTATCATCCCATCCTGTCCGCATTTTCAAGGTGACGGGTACCTTCACCGCCTTGACCGTTGCTTCAATAATACGGGCAGCAAGCCCTTCATCACGCATTAATGACGACCCTGCATGACCATTCACAACCTTTTTAACGGGACAGCCCATATTAATATCAATAATCTGTGCCCCTAAATCTTCATTCAAGCGGGCAGCCTCAGCCATAACCTGGGGCTCACACCCGGCCAATTGAACAGCCATTGGTAATTCTTCAGGAGATTTTTCAATCATCTTCATGGTTTGACGCACCTGACGCACCATGGCTTGGCTGGCAATCATTTCTGAGATTACGAGTCCTGCCCCCATACGCTTAACTAAGCGACGAAATGGCATATCAGTTACGCCAGACATGGGCGCCAAGATAACCGGCATCTCCAGTTGAATTGTATCAATTTTAATTGTCATACCATATAAGTCTTATTGTTCAATCTTATTAGTCAGAATACACAAACTTTTAAATGTGCGCAATAATTAGGCACAAGCAAAATACATAGTATTTGTATTTCCACAAATATACTTTCGCTATAGAACCATAGCATATGCATAATAATTAATATAATAAAGGAAAAAATAGAATAACTATTATCGCTATTTTGCCATTTTGTTGAAGTGTAAATCTAGCTTTTACTCTTAAACTTTATAAAGGAATAGATAGAGGGTATAGATGGAAGCAACTGCTTATAAAGACAATAATCCGAAAAACTATTATGGGAAGTTCGGTCAATTATTATTTGGGAATTTTTTTCATTCTATATGCTCTCTCATTCGTTCAAAAAGATCGCCTTACTTAATGATAACCTTGATCCAAACATGCTTTGGATCTTCCATCTTCTCAATGCCTAAGGAAAATTTATCAAACTCAACAACGACACCATCTGACGATAGCTCTTTGGCTTTATGAAGAACCAACCCCATAACTGTTGAGACAGGATAATCTGACAAATCGCATCCCAACAAACGCTCAAGAGTATAAATTGAGGCCCCACCTCTTAGTAAAAACGCACCATCAGGCAAATCAAAAACATCTTCTGCCGAAAAATGGAACTCATCCCGGATTTTGCCTGTAATGATCTGCAACAAATTATCAAAGCTTAAAAATCCCACCAACGTTTTCTCAGAATAGACCAAGGCTAAATGAGATGCTCCTCGCCGGAATTGCTCTAATAAATCAAGCGCATTATCTGTTACCTGCACCCGTAAAATGGGACGAATAAACTCTTTCAAATCAAGCAATCGGTTATGCGAGACTAAACCTGGAATTAAATCTTTAATGTGAATGACACCTAACACATTATCCGTTGAGCCTTCGCAAACCGGGTAGCGGCTAAATTTAGTTTTCACAAGCAATCGCATTTCCTGAATTAAAGGTTTTGAGGCATCCATAAAGATTAAATCTCCCACAGGACGCATAACATCAGATGCTTGCAAATCATAAAGTTCAAGCAGGTGATTGAGAGTCTTTATTTCTTTATGAGATAGCTCGCCGTGATGATGACTTGCTGTTAAAATTCCCTTAAGCTCAGCCACAGAAACTAAATGGTCATGATGCGCAACTTGACCGAGTCGCATCCATTCAAGAATTTTGTTAGAGCTAGCATTCAACAGAGCGATCAACGGGTACATTAACCAATAAAACGCATATAAAGGGGCAGCTGAGAAAAGCGACATCTTAATGGGTTGACGAATGGCCATCGATTTTGGCATTAATTCGCCGATAACGATGTGCAAATAAGAAATAATTGAGAATGCTAAAATAAAGGAAATAAGATGAATAATCTTTTCGGAGAAGATACCAAAACTTTCGAATAGGGGCGTCAATAACTCTGCAAACGCTGGTTCCCCAATCCACCCTAACCCCAGCGATGACAAGGTAATACCCAACTGACAGGCCGATAAATAAGAATCCAGATTAGAGTGAACTTTCGCTAAGAGATGTCCCTTTATCCCATGGGCAGTCGATAAACTTTCTACCTGGGTTTGTCGGATTTTGACCAAAGAAAATTCAGCGACAACAAAAAAACCATTTAAAATAACAAAGCCAAAAGCGGCCAGAATCAGAGCAAAATTAGTTAAAAAACTCATTATATTTCCTAGTTAACAATCCT is a genomic window of Candidatus Paracaedibacter acanthamoebae containing:
- a CDS encoding helix-turn-helix domain-containing protein, encoding MGAAKQNIEKDPMSNGSRGLSGIVETFIDNYFKAHEGLTPTSGLYDRVIQEVERPLLKATLKSVRGNQKKAAEILGINRNTLRKRLTELQIDLSEL
- a CDS encoding hemolysin family protein, which gives rise to MSFLTNFALILAAFGFVILNGFFVVAEFSLVKIRQTQVESLSTAHGIKGHLLAKVHSNLDSYLSACQLGITLSSLGLGWIGEPAFAELLTPLFESFGIFSEKIIHLISFILAFSIISYLHIVIGELMPKSMAIRQPIKMSLFSAAPLYAFYWLMYPLIALLNASSNKILEWMRLGQVAHHDHLVSVAELKGILTASHHHGELSHKEIKTLNHLLELYDLQASDVMRPVGDLIFMDASKPLIQEMRLLVKTKFSRYPVCEGSTDNVLGVIHIKDLIPGLVSHNRLLDLKEFIRPILRVQVTDNALDLLEQFRRGASHLALVYSEKTLVGFLSFDNLLQIITGKIRDEFHFSAEDVFDLPDGAFLLRGGASIYTLERLLGCDLSDYPVSTVMGLVLHKAKELSSDGVVVEFDKFSLGIEKMEDPKHVWIKVIIK
- the dusB gene encoding tRNA dihydrouridine synthase DusB, coding for MTIKIDTIQLEMPVILAPMSGVTDMPFRRLVKRMGAGLVISEMIASQAMVRQVRQTMKMIEKSPEELPMAVQLAGCEPQVMAEAARLNEDLGAQIIDINMGCPVKKVVNGHAGSSLMRDEGLAARIIEATVKAVKVPVTLKMRTGWDDNSRNAPNLAKIAEDCGVKMITIHGRTRCQLYNGRADWAFIRRVKEAVKVPVIGNGDVISVEDATTLLEQSGADGVMVGRGCYGRPWFINQIGHYLKTGKHLPDPDMAIQHQTVKNHLDDILSHYGIATGIKIARKHVGWYSKGLNNSTDYRVAVNRVEDPPTMHQLIDDFYKPLI